ACGGTCTGTTTTGCAGAGCGCTGGTTTCCTCATGAGTAAGGTATCCTTTATAAGTAGTCATGCTTCTTCTAAGAAATCCATCCTTGATACAGGCCTTTTCTATTCCATTATTCAGTATGCTTCTGATATGGGGAAGCACTGAAGCAGCATAAGCAACTGAGGTAGAGTTTGCAATGGCTCCCGGAATATTACTTACACAATAATGTACTACTCCCTCTTCGATATATCTTGGATTTTCGTGAGTCGTTTCTCTAAAGGTTTCTATCACTCCATAGTCATTACTTATATCTACAATAACCGAACCTTTCTGCATAGATTTTACCATTTCTCTGTCAATTAAAAATTCCTTGCTGCCTTTTGGCCATTTAACGCAGTTAATAACAAGGTCCATATCAGGCAGGAGCTTTTTAATATTGTACTTTGTTGATATCTGAGTATTTACCTTTTCGCTGTACATTTTACCTATTTCACGAAGGGTTGCAATATTTACATCCATAACTGTTACCCATGCTCCCAGAGATTGAAGAACCTGAAGCGAATTTTTTCCTACTATACCGCCTCCAAGTATCAGTACCTTTATACCAGGAGCTCCGGCAAGTCCGCTTACAAATTTACCTTTACCTCCGTTAATAGATAAAAGCGATTCGAGTCCCATAAGCGCTCCTTGTTTTCCGGCGGCTTCGCAATTAGGAGAGCCATATCTGTGAGAATCCTCTGCCGTAAACGAGATAACTTTTTTATCAAGCAATGCCTGAACCTCTTCTTTGTGGGCTGCAGGATGTATGCAAGTAAATATTACTTGATTTTCTTTCAAAAGTCCATATTCCATCGGTTCTATTTCTTTAACCTTTGCAACCAAATCGGATTTTTGGTATATTTCCTCCATGGTATCAACCATTTCAGCTCCTACATCTTCATATTCCTCATCACAAAAACCTGCTCCTGTACCTGCGTTTCTCTGCACAAGCACTTTATGTCCGTCTTCAACTATAGTCGCAACCTCTGATGGCGTGGCTATTACTCTGCATTCTCCCTGTTTTATGTCTTTCAATACGCCAAAAATCAAAATTTTTGCCTCCTTAAAAAGTATTTTAATTATTAGTTCAGCAATAAGCATGCCAACAATATAATTATTTAATTTTTTTATAAACTGTTAAATTTCAACGTAAGAAGCTTTTGGGGATTTTAGATAAAAATAATCGCAATAAAAAACGCCCATAAATGAGCGTTGTGCACATCATTTTTGGGCGCTATATAATGCCGTATTTTTTTATTTTTCTTTGCAATGTCTGCCTCGGGACATTTAAAATGCCTGCAGCTTTTGTAATATTAAAGCTTGTGCTTTCCAAAACATTTTCAATTATTGACTTTTCATATTGATTAACCATATCTGTTAGTGGTTCTATTTTTGTATGTTCATTTATATGCAAATTCATAAGCTGATTATATTTAGGTTCTATATCGGCAAATCTCAATGTTTCTTCCGAAGAGTCTACCATGCTGAGGCCATATATAACGATATTCTCCAGTTCTCTAACATTTCCCGGCCACTCATATTCTTCAAGTTTCTTGTACAAATTGTTTGTTACATACTTAATCTTTTTTTTGAAGACACTGTTATATTTTGAAATAATATAATTTGTCAGCAGAGGTATATCATCTTTTCTGTCTTTTAGAGGCGGAATATTGAAGCTTATGGCACTTAGTCTGTAATAAATATCCTTTCTGAGGGAGCCATCCTCAATAGCCTTTGCGGGGTCCTTGTTAATAGCTGCTATAATTTTTATATTCACAGTTTTTTCTTCTTTAGAGCCTATTCTGCGGAATGTTTTGTCCTGCAGTACTCGCAGCAGTTTGGACTGAAGGTGCTGAGGCATAGAGTTTATTTCGTCCAAAAAAATAGTACCTCCATCGGCAAGTTCCAAAAGTCCGGTATTATCAACTGCTCCCGTAAACGCCCCTTTTGCGGTTCCGAACAATATGCTTTCCAAAAGATTATCAGGTATGGCCGCGCAATTCTGAACAATAAAAGGATTATTTTTACGGTCACTTTCATTGTGAATAGCATGGGCAAAAAGTTCTTTTCCAGTTCCAGTTTCACCATATATTAAAGTAGGCAAATTGCATCCGGCAGCTACTTTAATATATCTTTTTAACTCTTTCATTTTTTGATTGTTAGATATTATATCTTCTGTGAAGTGGTATGCTCTGTTGACATGGACTTCCAGCTTGTCAACAGTGTTATTTCCAAATGTAGCGGCATCCATCATTGATTTTTGATGCTTCTCATACATATTCGAATCGATTTCAATATTGTCCCCGTGTTTATCTTCAAATTCGCTTACAGACAGGTCTATCGCACCTACAATCTTGTTACTTGACTTTATTGGAATAGATAGTGAAGTAATCTGTATTGAAGGCATTCCCTTAGCTTTAAGCTGTTGGTTTTCTACATAAAAAGGAACGCCATGAATCATTGACTGATATGTAGAACTGTTGCTTTCATCAAGGCCTTCATAAATATCAAGAAATTTCTTCCCTACAACTTCATAATTTTCATCTGCATCAGAGTTGAGCTTATTATTAAATTTTGCAGTAAAAAGAATCTCCCCATTTAGGTCAATTATTGTTATTCCGTCAATATATCTCCTATTATTAAATATATTTTTCATAAGTTCCATAGTACTACCTCTATACACATTTATATTTATATGAATACAAAAAAATGCTCTATCGGGCTTTTTATTTTCAACAGTTTCATTTTACCTTATTTTTACCTTTTTGTCTGTCTAATTTTTAAATTAACATTATATGGAATAATTTTTTTGATATAAATAAATATTCCATATTGTGCCAGCTTAACATTAGTGTTATAATTAAACAATTTATAATTGAATATTCATAGTAATTATTACTTATGAGGGGGTAAAATTGTGGATTTATTATACACGCGTCCTGGTATGGATGAGGTAAAGACAAGGAAGGATATTGTTTATAAGGGCAGTGACGGAGCAGTTTTAAAATTTGATATCTATTATTCAAATAATTCTAAGATTTCTGATATTCCAACTGTTGCTTTAATTCATGGGAGCTCTTCAATTAAAAGCATTAAGGATGTTCAACTTTTTCAATCATGGGGTAAGGTGTTAGCGGCATCAGGATTTAATGCTGTTGTTTTTAATTGGAGACCAGAAGATAACCCGCAGGATATAAAAGATTTTGTAAATTTTATCAGTAATAATTACAATGATTTGATGCTTAATATCAACAATATAAATTTTCTTGCGTTTTCTTCAGGAGTAGAAATCGGTGTTAAAAACGTTATTGAAATAAATACAGGATTTATAAATAAAATAGTAGTTTATTATGGCAAAATAGATGAGAGCATTATTAAAATTATGGATCCTGAAAGATTACCTAAATTTTTAATTGTAATGGGTTATTTGGATGATATATATAGTCCTAACTGTAATGATTATTTCATTAAAGAAGCGAAAAATTTAGGTTGTGAAGTAGAATTCAACATGCACCCGGAAGGGGAGCACGGGTTTGATGCATTTAACGAAGGAGAAAAAACCAGTAAAATTATTGAAGATACTATTAGATTTATAAGCAAGTAAATATATAAATAATTAAGTAGGTGTTCTTATGGTAGAAATTAAATTTTACGAAGATATTGATGATGAATTATTAAAGTTTGCTGTGATTGTTGCAAGGTACAAAGGTAAATGGATTTTTTGTAAGCACAAGGGCAAGGACACATATGAAGTTGCTGGCGGATACAGAGAAGAAAATGAGGGAATTATGGATACCGCTAAAAGAGAGCTGCTTGAAGAAACAGGAGCAAGTGAATTTGATTTAATACCAGTGTGCGTATATTCTATGACAGGTAAAAATATGTTGAATGACAGCGGTGAAGAAGCCTTCGGGATGCTGTGCTATGCAGATGTAAAATCATTAGAAAGTATTCCAGAATCAGAAATGGAAAAGGTGTGTATGTTTGATAAACTTCCATCAAAATTAACATATCCGAACATTCAGACTCTATTAATTAAAAAAGTAGAGGAAGAGCTGCTAAGCAAAGTTGATAATAATATAATATCTGTTAGTGAAAATCCGTTATAGTGATAAAGCAAAAAACATTAAAACTGTGACAGCAGAGTAGATAGGAGTGAAGAGCATGGTAATATTTATTTGTAATTATGCGGAGGTAGAGAATGAAGTATTTTAAAAAGTTGGAAGGAAGTAAAGTTTATTTATCACCTATAAACATCGATGATGCGGAAATTTATGTTAAGTGGCTTAATGATTTCAATGTAACGGACGGAATAGGAACATCAAGTGCCACTGTTTCCCTTGAAAGTGAGAAGGAATGGTTATCAAAAAACACAAGCGGATATCAGTTTGCAATAATAAGGCTTGAAGATGATAAGCTAATAGGAAACTGTGGGTTTCATGGAATCATGCAGCTTAGGCAATGTGCAGAAGTAGGACTGTTCATAGGAGATGAAGAAAATCGCAGCAAAGGATACGGACAGGATGCGCTTGATTTATTGGTAAGTTACGGATTTGACTACTTAAATTTAAACAATATAATGCTGAAGGTGTTTTCATTTAACGAAAGAGCAATAAGTTGCTATAAGAAAGTAGGGTTTAAAGAAATTGGGCGAAGAAGAGAGTCATATTATTTGAAAGGCAAATTTTATGATGATGTTTATATGGATATATTGAAGAAAGAGTATTGCAAATAAAAATTCTGATTATAACACTATATATTAATATTGTTTGATTGTTCAGCACTGGATATATATAATTAATATGTAAAAATAATACAACTTTTAGAATGAAATGGTTTTGATAATAGTTGTGGGCAGCGGGGTATTATACAGAAGTAGTACATGAAACAGGTAAAATAGCTGATTTCGGAGCTATTATTATAGATTAGGATATGAAATATTTGAATAAAAATATAGGGCAGTTCAGTTGTGCAGGTGTTATTGACACCTTGCCTCTGTCTGCCCTTAGACCGTACCATGCACTGGTAAAGGACGATAAGCTTCAGATAGATGAGCTCAATAACCATCTGAATGATTCCAAGAAGGCAAGAGATCTTTTCTATGATGAGGTTGAAGAATTCAGATCGCTTCCAGATGAAATAAAGCATATATACTTCATATTGCTGGGAGATAAGCAGGAGTTCCGAGATTTCTTCTCATATGTTGAATATAAGTGCGATAAATCATTGGGAGAGATTCGTGGAAAGCAAGTGCTTAATTTTACTAAGGGGATTTAAGCTTTTATTTTCAGAAAGTAACTTGACACTATCAAAACTCAATGATGTTTGGAATGGGTAAATCAGAATAGTTTATAAGATTGAGTGTATCGTCCGGGGAAATAAAAGTGACTTGAATAATTAATTTACCTTTTTATTATACTAAGCTATATAAATTAATTGGAGGTAATTTAATGGGAATTAAAACACTAAAAACTGAAATAAGATCTGCCGGCGGAACATACAAGGTTGAATGTACGGCAAGAAACAAATCATTTATCTTGGATGAACCTGAAGAAATGGGGGGATCAAACGGAGGGATGAATCCAGGAGAAGCGTTGCTGAATGCTTTGGCCGGCTGTAAATATATGGTTGCCAAAATGACCTATGAAAGATGCAATATTCATCTGGGTGACATACAAATAGAAATGGAAGGTGAAATTGACACTGATGCGCTGCAGAACATGATTCAAGGCAATAATGCAAATGTGGATTTAAGAGTCGGATTCAGGAAAATAACTACAAAGTGGTTTATTGATGCAAATAATACAAAAGAAGAGATTGAAAAATTTGTTGATTTTGTAGAAAGCCGCTGTCCGATGAAAGATACAATTGAAAGAACGCCTGAATTAAATGTTGTAATTAACGGAGCTAAAAATCTTACCAGAGTTTAAGAAAAGAAAGCCGGGGGGACGTTTTGCTGAAATGTGATGGAATAAAGAATTGTAATAACAATAAAATTATATAGAAAATGCAGGCGAATGAGTATATACTGTAAATATTACTTGTAAATATTACACGTGGCTCTATGTCAGAACGGGCAAAGCCTTAGTGATAGGATTTCTGTCCGGTATGATCTGATAGAGATATAATTACACAATATATGAAGCGGATATATTGTTTTTGATTTATCTGATTTGCAATTAATTTATAGGGAGAGTATTAGTATATGATTAATGAAAACTTGAAAAAACAATCACCGTCTGTTGACGAATGGCTCAAAGAAGCAAAAAATGATTTGGCGGCTTTACAGGAAGGGATGTTTCTGGTCCATAACGGCGTTGTGCGTCAAACGCCCAAACTCAAGGTGCGACAGGGTGTTGACGACGGGTCATTAGTAAAAGGAATGGAATTTGCATACGATGCGGCAAAGGTTGATGCAGCAATTGCCGAAACCTATAAGATGGAAGGTATCTTTCATATCAGGGTCTGGCTTAATGAAGGACATCTTGAGCTGGGTGATGATATAATGTATGTGCTGATAGGCGGCGACATCAGGACGCATGTTATTGATGCCCTGCAATTTTTGGTAGGAAAAATTAAAAGCGAATGTGTTACTGAAATCGAACAAAAATATTAGGGCATTTAACTCTGAAGATGTTGATTATATTATAAGATATTTGATGAGAAATAATTAAGTTGGGATTAACTAAGGTATTTAAGCAAAAAAGACTATATTATGATTCATATATACAACTATGGTATGCGGTAATGCATTTCTTGCTGAAATATTTGATATATAGTATAAGGAAGATGCGTATAAATACTCTTTACCTATTGAAAATACGCACTTCATGGTATATAATGGATTAAAATGTCAGATAATATGTTTGAAGCGGGTCATAATTATGAGAGCGATTACATTTATAGATGCGGAAGTTGTGCCGGAAACAGGGAAAATAGCTGATTTCGGAGCTATAAGGTCAAGTGGTGAGAGCATGCATGATGCTTCTTTGGATGCTGTCAGAAGATTTCTCAGGGAATCTGATTTTTTGTGCGGACATAATATTATATATCATGATATGAAATATTTAAATAAATATATCGGGCAGTTCAGCTGCATGGGTGTTATTGATACCCTGCATCTCTCTGCCCTTTTATTTCCTCAAAAACCATATCATGCGCTCGTAAAGGATGACAAGCTTCAGACAGATGAGCTTAATAATCCTCTGAACGATTCAAAAAAGGCAAGAGACTTGTTTTATGATGAGGTTGAGGAATTCAGGTCGCTTCCGGATGAAATTAAGCGTATATACTTCATATTGCTGGATGATAAGCAGGAGTTCCGGGATTTCTTCTCATATATCGGATATAAGTGCGATAAATCATTGGGAGAGGTTGAAATAAGAGAGTGTTTTCACGGGAAGATATGCGAGCATGCCGATATTGAGCAGCTTATGCGAGCACATGGTACTGAGCTTGCCTACTGCTTATCTCTCATATATGCAGATGACGAATATTCCATAACCCCTCCGTGGATACTCATGAGGTATCCTTTTGTTGATTCTGTAATGAACAAATTGAGAGGTACAATATGTGCGGAAGGCTGTGTGTTCTGCGATGAAATGATGGATGCTGTCAGAGGGCTCAAGAGATTCTTCGGCTATGATGCTTACAGAAAATTTGACGGTGTTCCTTTGCAGGAGCAGGCTGTGAAAACTGCTGTGGGTGGAGATTCATTGCTTGCGGTTTTTCCTACCGGCGGAGGGAAATCAATTACATTTCAGGTCCCGGCCCTCATGGCAGGAAAGAATACCAAGTCTCTTACAGTGGTAATATCTCCTCTGCAGTCTCTTATGAAGGATCAGGTTGATAACCTGGAAAAGAACAATATCACCGATGCTGTGACAATCAACGGGCTTCTTGACCCTATAGAAAGAATGGAGGCGATCAGGAGGGTTGAAATCGGAGAAGCCCACATACTGTATATTTCGCCGGAATCACTGAGATCAAAATCCATAGAAAAGCTCTTGCAGGACCGTAAAATTGCACGCTTCGTAATAGATGAGGCACATTGTTTTTCGGCATGGGGACAGGATTTCAGGGTAGATTACCTTTATATAGCGGAGTTTATAAAGAAAATCTGCGAAAAGAAAAACCTGGGATATATGATACCGGTTTCCTGTTTTACCGCGACAGCAAAGCAGAATGTAATAGACGACATACGAGAGTATTTCAAGAAAAATCTCAATTTGGAGCTTAAGCTTTTTACCGCGAGCTCCGAAAGGAAAAACCTCACATACAAGGTAATAAAAAAGGAAGAGTCGGAAAAATATGAGGCTGTGAGAAGCCTGCTTGAATATAATAACTGCCCTACGATAATATATGTTTCCAGAACAAAGAAATCCCTGGACCTTGCCCAGAGACTGACTCAGGACGGGTATTCGGCAAGAGCATACAACGGACGTATGGATAAAACAGAAAAAAGCAAAAACCAGGATGACTTTACAAGAGGCGAGGTGGATATAATGGTTGCTACCTCGGCTTTTGGAATGGGTGTGGATAAAAAGGATGTGGGAATGGTAATCCACTACGACATCTCAGATTCACTTGAAAACTATGTCCAGGAAGCAGGCAGGGCAGGCAGAGATCAGAATATAAATGCCCAGTGCTTTGTGTTGTTCAATGACGAGGATTTAAACAAGCATTTTCTGCTTTTAAACCAGACAAAAATAAGTATACAGGAAATTCAGCAGGTGTGGAAGGCCATAAAGGGTGCCACAAGAACAAGGGCGCGCATGTCAAATTCGGCGCTTGAAATAGCTAGGGACGCAGGCTGGGACGACGGTGTAAATGATATTGAAACAAGAGTGAAAACAGCAATTGCTGCGCTGGAAAATGCAGGATATATTAAGCGCGGACAGAATATGCCAAGGGTGTATGCGGACAGCATAATGGCGAGAAATTCTGCAGAGGCTGCGGTAAAAATAAGAAACTCGGGACTTTTTAATGAGAAAGAGGAAGAGCAGGCCATAAGGATAATAAATAAGCTTATTTCTGCAAGAAGCCGCAGCAGGGGTAACGAGCAGGAGGCTGAGGCTCGGGTTGATTATATTTCCGACCGTCTTGGAATAGAAAAGGCCCAGGTGCTTCACATAATACAGCTTATGCGTCAAGCCGGAATTTTATCCGATGCAAAGGACCTTACGGCATATGCGGAGGAAAGCGGCTTCGGAAACAAGCCTGCGGGTATTCTTTTAGGATATATGGAGCTGGAGCGATTCATCCTTTCTCAGATTTCCCAGACACAATCTGTTAAAAACATAAAGGAGTTGAATGAACTTGCAGTAGAAAAAGGTGTGAAGAAGCCTAATACTGATAAAATTAAGACGATATTGAATTTCTGGAATGTGAAAGGGCTCATAAAAAGGAATACATCACCTCGTAACAAAAACTTTATTAAAATTATGCTTACTAAAGAAAATTCAAAGGCTTTAGAGGAATTAGAAGATAGATGGCGTATTGCTGAATTCATATTGAAGTACCTTGACGAAATTAATGCGAAAAAAGAATCAACAGTGGAATTTTCGGTACTTGAGCTTATGGAGGAATACAACTTTCACATGCAGCTTATGAATAAAAGTGCAACTCCGCATCAAATCGAGGATTCTATATACTATCTTTCCAAAATAGGCGCATTAAAGCTGGATGGAGGATTCCTTGTAACATACAACGCCTTCAGCATCGAAAGGCTTGTGAAAGATAACAAAATAAGGTACAAAACAGAGGATTATAAAAATCTCAAGAATTACTACAAGCAAAAAACGGAAATGATACACATAGTCGGTGAGTATGCAAGAAAGATGCTGGAAGACTACAAGGCTGCCTTGCGTTTTGTGGATGACTATTTCCGTCTAGAATACAGTTCATTTCTGAAAAAATATTTCAAAGGGCCCAAGGGCGATGAAATACAGCAAAACATATCACCCGAAAAATTCAGGCAGCTGTTCGGACAGCTTTCACCTGCACAGCTGAGTATCATAAACGACAAGGAGTCAAAATACATAGTGGTAGCTGCAGGACCGGGAAGTGGAAAAACAAGAATACTTGTTCACAAGCTTGCTTCACTTTTGCTCATGGAGGATGTGAAGCATGAGCAGCTTCTGATGATTACATTCTCAAGAGCCGCAGCTACGGAATTCAAAAAAAGATTGACGGAGCTTATAGGAAGCGCAGCAAATTACGTTGAAATAAAAACATTTCATTCCTATTGCTTCGACCTGCTTGGGCAGGTAGGAAATGTGGAAAAGTCCGCTGACATAATAAGTCGGGCAGCCACAGCCATAGAGAGCGGAGAGGTTGAACCTTCAAAAATAACCAAGCTTGTGTTTGTAATAGACGAGGCTCAGGACATGGACAAGAATGAGTACAGGCTTGTAAATGCACTTATAGCAAAAAATGATGACATGAGATTAATAGCAGTCGGAGATGATGATCAGAATATATATTCCTTCAGGGGTTCCGATTCAAAATATATGAGCAATATTTTAAATATGGAAAATTCAAGGCTGTATGAGCTTGTGGAAAATTACAGGAGCAGCAGAAGCATTGTTGATTTCAGTAATGATTTTGTAAGGACTATGGATAACCGTCTCAAAAAAACACCTATTTCAGCCGCTTCAAAGGAAAAGGGAAGTGTTGGGATAGTGCAATATAAGGATGGCAATTTAATTGTGCCCTTGGTAAGCAGGCTTGTGAGTAAAGGAATATACGGATCAACCTGCATTCTTGCAAAAACGAATGAAGAAGCACTTCAGATATTTTCTTTGCTTGATAGAAACGGTATAAAAGCGGGGATGATTCAGCGCGGAGAAAAATATGAGCTAAGAAATCTCATTGAAGTACGAAGTTTTATGGATGAATTAAAATTAACAGGTGAAACACACGTAATAAGGGATGAGGTATGGGAGTATGCCAAAAGAAAGACGTTTGAAAGGTTTAAAATAAGTGAAAATCTTGAGCTCTTAAAGCAAATAATTGAGGATTTTGAATACACCGCTGGCAAAATCAAATACAAGACAGATTTTCTGCTTTTCATTAAGGAGTCTTCTGAAGAAGATTTTTACAGAAATGAGGAAAGAATAACCGTTTCAACAATCCATAAATCCAAGGGCAGGGAATTCGACCATGTAATCATGATGCTGAAGGATATGATTCCTGATTCCGAGGAGGTAAAGAGACAACTTTACGTAGGTATGACAAGAGCAAGAAAGACTCTATCCATTCATTATAACGGAAGCTACCTTGAAAGGAAAACAGGATTTTTAGACATGATTAGGAGAGGATTTACATATGAGCACGATAACAATGAGTATCCGCCCTCTGAGCTTATAGTGCTTCAGCTTAAATACAAGGATGTGTTCCTATCTCATTTTTATAAAACAAGAAGATATGTTGAAGCATTAAACAGCGGAGATGTTATGAAGTTTGATGAAAATGGGTGCATGGATGAAAGAGGAAACAGGGTTATCATTTTCTCCGGAAAATTCAGAGAGGAAATGAGAAAATTCACAGACAGGGGATATAAACCCTTGTCCGCAAAAGTAAACCACATATTATACTGGAAGCAGGAAGACCGCGAGGACGAAACACTGATAGTACTTCCTCAACTTGAGTTTGTTAAGGATAATTTGAATGGAGGGCAAGGTTCTTATTAGAAACATAGATAGGCGATATAGATGTAAGGGCATATTTATATAGGTAGAAAATGATTGTTTTTGCTTATACGATTATATCAAAGATTATTAGAACCGAGTTTGCATTCAGTTGTGCGCAAACCCGGTTTTAATTTAAAATTGGCAGAATAAATTAAATTTAATTGAGACTGTTTTTGATTTTATTTCGTCTTATGTATAGAAGGTCTTCTTAGGTAGGAGGTGCACCAAAATTAAAATAAATGAAAAAGAGTTTGAAACGTTATTTAAGCAATATAAAAATGATATTTACAGGATAGCTTATACCTATGTCAATAACGAGGCCGATGCTTTAGATATAGTGCAGGAGAGTGCATATCAGGCGTACATATCAAAGGATAAAATCAGAGACAAGAACAAATTCAAGTCATGGATATTAAAAATTGCGGTAAATAAATCAAAGGATTTGCTCAGGAAAAATAAATTAATTTCATTAGAAGACTTATCAAATGTGAACACAATGCAAGCCGAGGATAAAGAAAGCGTAAATATTTTCATGGAGAATCTAAAAGTATTATCAATGGATGAAAAGAATGTCATTGTTCTCAAGGTTTATTTTGAATACACATTTGAAATGATTTCCGATGAGTTGAAAATTCCCATAAGTACGGTTAAAAGTAAATACTACAGGGCATTGGAAAAGCTAAAGATAGAGGAGGGGTTAGTATGACAGATAAGCTTGATGGTATGTTGAACAGCATTCCCATCCCTGACGGATTGGATGAAAGCATAGAATTAGGATTTAAAAAGGCTAAAATTCAGCAAAGCTCAAAAAAGATCAGACGCTTAAAATTATTTACAGCAGTTGCAGCCTCTTTGGCTATAATTATAAGCTCAGTAATTATAGTGGGACCAGATAAGGTTGAAGCAGCAATCAAACGGGCATTGCAATACGTTCCCGGATACAATGTCTTGATAGACAAGGAAAAAGGAAGTGTGCTGGCACTTCAGGAGCCGGTATTGTATGAGAAAG
Above is a window of Sedimentibacter sp. MB35-C1 DNA encoding:
- a CDS encoding alanine dehydrogenase, which translates into the protein MIFGVLKDIKQGECRVIATPSEVATIVEDGHKVLVQRNAGTGAGFCDEEYEDVGAEMVDTMEEIYQKSDLVAKVKEIEPMEYGLLKENQVIFTCIHPAAHKEEVQALLDKKVISFTAEDSHRYGSPNCEAAGKQGALMGLESLLSINGGKGKFVSGLAGAPGIKVLILGGGIVGKNSLQVLQSLGAWVTVMDVNIATLREIGKMYSEKVNTQISTKYNIKKLLPDMDLVINCVKWPKGSKEFLIDREMVKSMQKGSVIVDISNDYGVIETFRETTHENPRYIEEGVVHYCVSNIPGAIANSTSVAYAASVLPHIRSILNNGIEKACIKDGFLRRSMTTYKGYLTHEETSALQNRPWISPEEVLNISNEKLDPAPPATITRSNNKLSIGG
- a CDS encoding sigma-54-dependent Fis family transcriptional regulator, with protein sequence MELMKNIFNNRRYIDGITIIDLNGEILFTAKFNNKLNSDADENYEVVGKKFLDIYEGLDESNSSTYQSMIHGVPFYVENQQLKAKGMPSIQITSLSIPIKSSNKIVGAIDLSVSEFEDKHGDNIEIDSNMYEKHQKSMMDAATFGNNTVDKLEVHVNRAYHFTEDIISNNQKMKELKRYIKVAAGCNLPTLIYGETGTGKELFAHAIHNESDRKNNPFIVQNCAAIPDNLLESILFGTAKGAFTGAVDNTGLLELADGGTIFLDEINSMPQHLQSKLLRVLQDKTFRRIGSKEEKTVNIKIIAAINKDPAKAIEDGSLRKDIYYRLSAISFNIPPLKDRKDDIPLLTNYIISKYNSVFKKKIKYVTNNLYKKLEEYEWPGNVRELENIVIYGLSMVDSSEETLRFADIEPKYNQLMNLHINEHTKIEPLTDMVNQYEKSIIENVLESTSFNITKAAGILNVPRQTLQRKIKKYGII
- a CDS encoding NUDIX domain-containing protein, with the protein product MVEIKFYEDIDDELLKFAVIVARYKGKWIFCKHKGKDTYEVAGGYREENEGIMDTAKRELLEETGASEFDLIPVCVYSMTGKNMLNDSGEEAFGMLCYADVKSLESIPESEMEKVCMFDKLPSKLTYPNIQTLLIKKVEEELLSKVDNNIISVSENPL
- a CDS encoding GNAT family N-acetyltransferase, with amino-acid sequence MKYFKKLEGSKVYLSPINIDDAEIYVKWLNDFNVTDGIGTSSATVSLESEKEWLSKNTSGYQFAIIRLEDDKLIGNCGFHGIMQLRQCAEVGLFIGDEENRSKGYGQDALDLLVSYGFDYLNLNNIMLKVFSFNERAISCYKKVGFKEIGRRRESYYLKGKFYDDVYMDILKKEYCK
- a CDS encoding OsmC family protein, with product MGIKTLKTEIRSAGGTYKVECTARNKSFILDEPEEMGGSNGGMNPGEALLNALAGCKYMVAKMTYERCNIHLGDIQIEMEGEIDTDALQNMIQGNNANVDLRVGFRKITTKWFIDANNTKEEIEKFVDFVESRCPMKDTIERTPELNVVINGAKNLTRV
- a CDS encoding molybdenum cofactor biosynthesis protein MoaE, whose amino-acid sequence is MINENLKKQSPSVDEWLKEAKNDLAALQEGMFLVHNGVVRQTPKLKVRQGVDDGSLVKGMEFAYDAAKVDAAIAETYKMEGIFHIRVWLNEGHLELGDDIMYVLIGGDIRTHVIDALQFLVGKIKSECVTEIEQKY